In the genome of Homo sapiens chromosome 17 genomic patch of type FIX, GRCh38.p14 PATCHES HG2046_PATCH, one region contains:
- the POLR2A gene encoding DNA-directed RNA polymerase II subunit RPB1 — protein sequence MHGGGPPSGDSACPLRTIKRVQFGVLSPDELKRMSVTEGGIKYPETTEGGRPKLGGLMDPRQGVIERTGRCQTCAGNMTECPGHFGHIELAKPVFHVGFLVKTMKVLRCVCFFCSKLLVDSNNPKIKDILAKSKGQPKKRLTHVYDLCKGKNICEGGEEMDNKFGVEQPEGDEDLTKEKGHGGCGRYQPRIRRSGLELYAEWKHVNEDSQEKKILLSPERVHEIFKRISDEECFVLGMEPRYARPEWMIVTVLPVPPLSVRPAVVMQGSARNQDDLTHKLADIVKINNQLRRNEQNGAAAHVIAEDVKLLQFHVATMVDNELPGLPRAMQKSGRPLKSLKQRLKGKEGRVRGNLMGKRVDFSARTVITPDPNLSIDQVGVPRSIAANMTFAEIVTPFNIDRLQELVRRGNSQYPGAKYIIRDNGDRIDLRFHPKPSDLHLQTGYKVERHMCDGDIVIFNRQPTLHKMSMMGHRVRILPWSTFRLNLSVTTPYNADFDGDEMNLHLPQSLETRAEIQELAMVPRMIVTPQSNRPVMGIVQDTLTAVRKFTKRDVFLERGEVMNLLMFLSTWDGKVPQPAILKPRPLWTGKQIFSLIIPGHINCIRTHSTHPDDEDSGPYKHISPGDTKVVVENGELIMGILCKKSLGTSAGSLVHISYLEMGHDITRLFYSNIQTVINNWLLIEGHTIGIGDSIADSKTYQDIQNTIKKAKQDVIEVIEKAHNNELEPTPGNTLRQTFENQVNRILNDARDKTGSSAQKSLSEYNNFKSMVVSGAKGSKINISQVIAVVGQQNVEGKRIPFGFKHRTLPHFIKDDYGPESRGFVENSYLAGLTPTEFFFHAMGGREGLIDTAVKTAETGYIQRRLIKSMESVMVKYDATVRNSINQVVQLRYGEDGLAGESVEFQNLATLKPSNKAFEKKFRFDYTNERALRRTLQEDLVKDVLSNAHIQNELEREFERMREDREVLRVIFPTGDSKVVLPCNLLRMIWNAQKIFHINPRLPSDLHPIKVVEGVKELSKKLVIVNGDDPLSRQAQENATLLFNIHLRSTLCSRRMAEEFRLSGEAFDWLLGEIESKFNQAIAHPGEMVGALAAQSLGEPATQMTLNTFHYAGVSAKNVTLGVPRLKELINISKKPKTPSLTVFLLGQSARDAERAKDILCRLEHTTLRKVTANTAIYYDPNPQSTVVAEDQEWVNVYYEMPDFDVARISPWLLRVELDRKHMTDRKLTMEQIAEKINAGFGDDLNCIFNDDNAEKLVLRIRIMNSDENKMQEEEEVVDKMDDDVFLRCIESNMLTDMTLQGIEQISKVYMHLPQTDNKKKIIITEDGEFKALQEWILETDGVSLMRVLSEKDVDPVRTTSNDIVEIFTVLGIEAVRKALERELYHVISFDGSYVNYRHLALLCDTMTCRGHLMAITRHGVNRQDTGPLMKCSFEETVDVLMEAAAHGESDPMKGVSENIMLGQLAPAGTGCFDLLLDAEKCKYGMEIPTNIPGLGAAGPTGMFFGSAPSPMGGISPAMTPWNQGATPAYGAWSPSVGSGMTPGAAGFSPSAASDASGFSPGYSPAWSPTPGSPGSPGPSSPYIPSPGGAMSPSYSPTSPAYEPRSPGGYTPQSPSYSPTSPSYSPTSPSYSPTSPNYSPTSPSYSPTSPSYSPTSPSYSPTSPSYSPTSPSYSPTSPSYSPTSPSYSPTSPSYSPTSPSYSPTSPSYSPTSPSYSPTSPSYSPTSPSYSPTSPSYSPTSPSYSPTSPNYSPTSPNYTPTSPSYSPTSPSYSPTSPNYTPTSPNYSPTSPSYSPTSPSYSPTSPSYSPSSPRYTPQSPTYTPSSPSYSPSSPSYSPTSPKYTPTSPSYSPSSPEYTPTSPKYSPTSPKYSPTSPKYSPTSPTYSPTTPKYSPTSPTYSPTSPVYTPTSPKYSPTSPTYSPTSPKYSPTSPTYSPTSPKGSTYSPTSPGYSPTSPTYSLTSPAISPDDSDEEN from the exons AAGCGAATGTCTGTGACGGAGGGTGGCATCAAATACCCAGAGACGACTGAGGGAGGCCGCCCCAAGCTTGGGGGGCTGATGGACCCGAGGCAGGGGGTGATTGAGCGGACTGGCCGCTGCCAAACATGTGCAG GAAACATGACAGAGTGTCCTGGCCACTTTGGCCACATTGAACTGGCCAAGCCTGTGTTTCACGTGGGCTTCCTGGTGAAGACAATGAAAGTTTTGCGCTGTGTCTGCTTCTTCTGCTCCAAACTGCTTGTGGACTCT AACAACCCAAAGATCAAGGATATCCTGGCTAAGTCCAAGGGACAGCCCAAGAAGCGGCTCACACATGTCTACGACCTTTGCAAGGGCAAAAACATATGCgagggtggggaggagatggACAACAAGTTCGGTGTGGAACAACCTGAGGGTGACGAGGATCTGACCAAAGAAAAG GGCCATGGTGGCTGTGGGCGGTACCAGCCCAGGATCCGGCGTTCTGGCCTAGAGCTGTATGCGGAATGGAAGCACGTTAATGAGGACTCTCAGGAGAAGAAGATCCTGCTGAGTCCAGAGCGAGTGCATGAGATCTTCAAACGCATCTCAGATGAGGAGTGTTTTGTGCTGGGCATGGAGCCCCGCTATGCACGGCCAGAGTGGATGATTGTCACAGTGCTGCCTGTGCCCCCGCTCTCCGTGCGGCCTGCTGTTGTGATGCAGGGCTCTGCCCGTAACCAG GATGACCTGACTCACAAACTGGCTGACATCGTGAAGATCAACAATCAGCTGCGGCGCAATGAGCAGAACGGCGCAGCGGCCCATGTCATTGCAGAGGATGTGAAGCTCCTCCAGTTCCATGTGGCCACCATGGTGGACAATGAGCTGCCTGGCTTGCCCCGT GCCATGCAGAAGTCTGGGCGTCCCCTCAAGTCCCTGAAGCAGCGGTTGAAGGGCAAGGAAGGCCGGGTGCGAGGGAACCTGATGGGCAAAAGAGTGGACTTCTCGGCCCGTACTGTCATCACCCCCGACCCCAACCTCTCCATTGACCAGGTTGGCGTGCCCCGCTCCATTGCTGCCAACATGACCTTTGCGGAGATTGTCACCCCCTTCAACATTGACAG ACTTCAAGAACTAGTGCGCAGGGGGAACAGCCAGTACCCAGGCGCCAAGTACATCATCCGAGACAATGGTGATCGCATTGACTTGCGTTTCCACCCCAAGCCCAGTGACCTTCACCTGCAGACCGGCTATAAG GTGGAACGGCACATGTGTGATGGGGACATTGTTATCTTCAACCGGCAGCCAACTCTGCACAAAATGTCCATGATGGGGCATCGGGTCCGCATTCTCCCATGGTCTACCTTTCGCTTGAATCTTAG TGTGACAACTCCGTACAATGCAGACTTTGACGGGGATGAGATGAACTTGCACCTGCCACAGTCTCTGGAGACGCGAGCAGAGATCCAGGAGCTGGCCATGGTTCCTCGCATGATTGTCACCCCCCAGAGCAATCGGCCTGTCATGGGTATTGTGCAGGACACACTCACAGCAGTGCGCAAATTCACCAAGAGAGACGTCTTCCTGGAGCGG GGTGAAGTGATGAACCTCCTGATGTTCCTGTCGACGTGGGATGGGAAGGTCCCACAGCCGGCCATCCTAAAGCCCCGGCCCCTGTGGACAGGCAAGCAAATCTTCTCCCTCATCATACCTGGTCACATCAATTGTATCCGTACCCACAGCACCCATCCCGATGATGAAGACAGTGGCCCTTACAAGCACATCTCTCCTGGGGACACCAAG GTGGTGGTGGAGAATGGGGAGCTGATCATGGGCATCCTGTGTAAGAAGTCTCTGGGCACGTCAGCTGGCTCCCTGGTCCACATCTCCTACCTAGAGATGGGTCATGACATCACTCGCCTCTTCTACTCCAACATTCAGACTGTCATTAACAACTGGCTCCTCATCGAGG GTCATACTATTGGCATTGGGGACTCCATTGCTGATTCTAAGACTTACCAGGACATTCAGAACACTATTAAGAAGGCCAAGCAGGACGTAATAGAG GTCATCGAGAAGGCACACAACAATGAGCTGGAGCCCACCCCAGGGAACACTCTGCGGCAGACGTTTGAGAATCAGGTGAACCGCATTCTTAACGATGCCCGAGACAAGACTGGCTCCTCTGCTCAGAAATCCCTGTCTGAATACAATAACTTCAAGTCTATGGTCGTGTCCGGAGCTAAAGGTTCCAAGATTAACATCTCCCAG GTCATTGCTGTCGTTGGACAGCAGAACGTCGAGGGCAAGCGGATTCCATTTGGCTTCAAGCACCGGACTCTGCCTCACTTCATCAAGGATGACTACGGGCCTGAGAGCCGTGGCTTTGTGGAGAACTCCTACCTAGCCGGCCTCACACCCACTGAGTTCTTTTTCCACGCCATGGGGGGTCGTGAGGGGCTCATTGACACGGCTGTCAAGACTGCTGAGACTG GATACATCCAGCGGCGGCTGATCAAGTCCATGGAGTCAGTGATGGTGAAGTACGACGCGACTGTGCGGAACTCCATCAACCAGGTGGTGCAGCTGCGCTACGGCGAAGACGGCCTGGCAGGCGAGAGCGTTGAGTTCCAGAACCTGGCTACGCTTAAGCCTTCCAACAAGGCTTTTGAGAAGAA GTTCCGCTTTGATTATACCAATGAGAGGGCCCTGCGGCGCACTCTGCAGGAGGACCTGGTGAAGGACGTGCTGAGCAACGCACACATCCAGAACGAGTTGGAGCGGGAATTTGAGCGGATGCGGGAGGATCGGGAGGTGCTCAGGGTCATCTTCCCAACTGGAGACAGCAAG GTCGTCCTCCCCTGTAACCTGCTGCGGATGATCTGGAATGCTCAGAAAATCTTCCACATCAACCCACGCCTTCCCTCCGACCTGCACCCCATCAAAGTGGTGGAGG GAGTCAAGGAATTGAGCAAGAAGCTGGTGATTGTGAATGGGGATGACCCACTAAGTCGACAGGCCCAGGAAAATGCCACGCTGCTCTTCAACATCCACCTGCGGTCCACGTTGTGTTCCCGCCGCATGGCAGAGGAGTTTCGGCTCAGTGGGGAGGCCTTCGACTGGCTGCTTGGGGAGATTGAGTCCAAGTTCAACCAAGCCATT GCGCATCCCGGGGAAATGGTGGGGGCTCTGGCTGCGCAGTCCCTTGGAGAACCTGCCACCCAGATGACCTTGAATACCTTCCACTATGCTGGTGTGTCTGCCAAGAATGTGACGCTGGGTGTGCCCCGACTTAAGGAGCTCATCAACATTTCCAAGAAGCCAAAGACTCCTTCGCTTACTGTCTTCCTGTTGGGCCAGTCCGCTCGAGATGCTGAGAGAGCCAAG GATATTCTGTGCCGTCTGGAGCATACAACGTTGAGGAAGGTGACTGCCAACACAGCCATCTACTATGACCCCAACCCCCAGAGCACGGTGGTGGCAGAGGATCAGGAATGGGTGAATGTCTACTATGAAATGCCTGACTTTGATGTGGCCCGAATCTCCCCCTGGCTGTTGCGGGTGGAGCTGGATCGGAAGCACATGACTGACCGGAAGCTCACCATGGAGCAGATTGCTGAAAAGATCAATGCTG GTTTTGGTGACGACTTGAACTGCATCTTTAATGATGACAATGCAGAGAAGCTGGTGCTCCGTATTCGCATCATGAACAGCGATGAGAACAAGATGCAAGAG gaggaagaggtggtggaCAAGATGGATGATGATGTCTTCCTGCGCTGCATCGAGTCCAACATGCTGACAGATATGACCCTGCAGGGCATCGAGCAGATCAGCAAG GTGTACATGCACTTGCCACAGACAGACAACAAGAAGAAGATCATCATCACGGAGGATGGGGAATTCAAGGCCCTGCAGGAGTGGATCCTGGAGACGGACGGCGTGAGCTTGATGCGGGTGCTGAGTGAGAAGGACGTGGACCCCGTACGCACCACGTCCAATGACATTGTGGAGATCTTCACG gtgctgggcatTGAAGCCGTGCGGAAGGCCCTGGAGCGGGAGCTGTACCACGTCATCTCCTTTGATGGCTCCTATGTCAATTACCGACACTTGGCTCTCTTGTGTGATACCATGACCTGTCGTGGCCACTTGATGGCCATCACCCGACACGGAGTCAACCGCCAGGACACAGGACCACTCATGAAGTGTTCCTTTGAGGAAACG GTGGACGTGCTTATGGAAGCAGCCGCACACGGTGAGAGTGACCCCATGAAGGGGGTCTCTGAGAATATCATGCTGGGCCAGCTGGCTCCGGCCGGCACTGGCTGCTTTGACCTCCTGCTTGATGCAGAGAAGTGCAAGTATGGCATGGAGATCCCCACCAATATCCCCGGCCTGGGGGCTGCTGGAC CCACCGGCATGTTCTTTGGTTCAGCACCCAGTCCCATGGGTGGAATCTCTCCTGCCATGACACCTTGGAACCAGGGTGCAACCCCTGCCTATGGCGCCTGGTCCCCCAGTGTTG GGAGTGGAATGACCCCAGGGGCAGCCGGCTTCTCTCCCAGTGCTGCGTCAGATGCCAGCGGCTTCAGCCCAGGTTACTCCCCTGCCTGGTCTCCCACACCGGGCTCCCCGGGGTCCCCAGGTCCCTCAAGCCCCTACATCCCTTCACCAG GTGGTGCCATGTCTCCCAGCTACTCGCCAACGTCACCTGCCTACGAGCCCCGCTCTCCTGGGGGCTACACACCCCAGAGTCCCTCTTATTCCCCCACTTCACCCTCCTACTCCCCTACCTCTCCATCCTATTCTCCAACCAGTCCCAACTATAGTCCCACATCACCCAGCTATTCGCCAACGTCACCCAGCTACTCACCGACCTCTCCCAGCTACTCACCCACCTCTCCCAGCTACTCGCCCACCTCTCCCAGCTACTCGCCCACCTCTCCCAGCTACTCACCCACTTCCCCTAGCTACTCGCCCACTTCCCCTAGCTACTCGCCAACGTCTCCCAGCTACTCGCCGACATCTCCCAGCTACTCGCCAACTTCACCCAGCTATTCTCCCACTTCTCCCAGCTACTCACCTACCTCTCCAAGCTATTCACCCACCTCCCCCAGCTACTCACCCACTTCCCCAAGTTACTCACCCACCAGCCCGAACTATTCTCCAACCAGTCCCAATTACACCCCAACATCACCCAGCTACAGCCCGACATCACCCAGCTATTCACCTACTAGTCCCAACTACACACCTACCAGCCCTAACTACAGCCCAACCTCTCCAAGCTACTCTCCAACATCACCCAGCTATTCCCCGACCTCACCAAGTTACTCCCCTTCCAGCCCACGATACACACCACAGTCTCCAACCTATACCCCAAGCTCACCCAGCTACAGCCCCAGCTCGCCCAGCTACAGCCCAACCTCACCCAAGTACACCCCAACCAGTCCTTCTTACAGTCCCAGCTCCCCAGAGTATACCCCAACCTCTCCCAAGTACTCACCTACCAGTCCCAAATATTCACCCACCTCTCCCAAGTACTCGCCTACCAGTCCCACCTATTCACCCACCACCCCAAAATACTCCCCAACATCTCCTACTTATTCCCCAACCTCTCCAGTCTACACCCCAACCTCTCCCAAGTACTCACCTACTAGCCCCACTTACTCGCCCACTTCCCCCAAGTACTCGCCCACCAGCCCCACCTACTCGCCCACCTCCCCCAAAGGCTCAACCTACTCTCCCACTTCCCCTGGTTACTCGCCCACCAGCCCCACCTACAGTCTCACAAGCCCGGCTATCAGCCCGGATGACAGTGACGAGGAGAACTGA